A window from Opitutia bacterium ISCC 52 encodes these proteins:
- a CDS encoding tetratricopeptide repeat protein translates to MKRVLLVACFLSQVWLTLFGQNQDPLMTPVPLVEEKDLGAERAGNLRLWQEAAADNALRSGLASIAIGLYDQLLVGADGEDPRTHEMELNRISSFIALGRMEDAEQALSSFQGNVDSRVTLRQALVSFFNSNFEDAEDGLEEITIEDLKEYDLAWYYLLLGLIEKRSENEEGDSLLNRARLLSVSPEQSSQVDLIIYRSLLLNGDILDEDDLEDLKTKMDEGLASNIRAGYQFTKEYVIALYLSDRFSEATQAITQTLPGISEANYDLRDELLLLLGIIAGYDSTIGADAFRDLVSVGVVTELRLRALRELVSVASSVEEIDYFLNFTDTLDQGQFPQELANQIFYNRAQLLYRKGDYEASGTDCEALLQRNPDVELRESATRLLVLIAFQRQRYRTASGLLIELSNLVVDPDEQNQLQLLVADCFFQAGDYGDAAESYGIAIQQVGANRGGILFQWVLSEIRAGNLEEAGRHMESFKTDGSLDPVQKWRALWNYLTALHSAGEQDKAFDVLNSWLTQDARDLLPVDLWIRLLWFRCQLSLQTGNYQATPILAGEVYAGLTAAEGAIDPATGIDVSTLTNILEGQALIFAGRQEEGLELMETVRSDYPSTRAAAQSYLAEARYYASQNLLVEAQRRYIELADNYPGSELTPVALYEAALNALNRGTDATRLEANQILNRLAEEHAEHPLVFYSRLHQGNLLRRFNDFGGAEVVYDRLLVDFPQHKDKHIVEMAQAKCILAQTDTSQARLDQAIGRFERLAELPELPIDLRVEASWMWAFSYDRRSNPDRVVEIYWLAINQFLLDADQSDLLGPTGRYWMSKIVISLGEVLEEQGDVDAARRVYSYIQEFGLPFNSLAEGKLSRLAQKRVK, encoded by the coding sequence ATGAAACGTGTCCTTTTGGTGGCCTGCTTTTTAAGTCAGGTATGGCTGACTTTATTCGGGCAGAATCAGGACCCGCTCATGACGCCTGTGCCTTTGGTGGAGGAGAAAGACTTAGGAGCTGAACGAGCAGGTAATTTACGCCTTTGGCAGGAAGCGGCTGCAGACAATGCCTTGAGGTCAGGTCTGGCCTCCATTGCTATTGGGCTTTATGATCAGCTCTTGGTTGGGGCTGACGGAGAGGATCCCCGGACCCATGAGATGGAGCTCAATCGAATCTCATCCTTTATCGCTTTGGGGCGGATGGAGGATGCGGAGCAAGCCCTCTCCAGTTTCCAAGGCAATGTGGATTCCAGGGTAACCTTAAGGCAGGCATTGGTAAGCTTTTTCAATAGTAACTTCGAAGATGCCGAGGATGGCCTTGAGGAGATAACCATTGAAGATCTAAAGGAGTATGACTTGGCCTGGTATTATTTGCTTTTAGGCCTCATTGAAAAGAGATCGGAGAATGAAGAGGGTGATTCTCTGCTGAACCGGGCTCGCCTACTATCTGTTTCCCCTGAACAAAGCTCCCAGGTCGACCTGATTATATATAGGAGCCTCCTGCTGAATGGTGATATTCTCGATGAGGATGATCTGGAGGATCTGAAAACGAAAATGGATGAAGGTTTGGCTTCAAACATTCGAGCTGGATACCAGTTTACCAAGGAGTATGTCATAGCGCTTTATTTGTCGGATCGATTTTCCGAAGCGACTCAGGCCATCACACAAACCCTTCCTGGTATAAGTGAGGCCAACTATGATTTAAGGGACGAGTTGTTGTTACTCCTTGGAATTATAGCTGGCTACGACTCGACGATTGGTGCGGATGCCTTCAGAGATCTGGTTTCTGTGGGCGTTGTGACAGAACTTCGTTTGCGGGCCCTGAGAGAGTTGGTATCCGTGGCGTCTTCGGTTGAAGAGATCGATTACTTCCTCAATTTTACTGATACCCTGGACCAAGGACAGTTTCCGCAGGAGTTGGCCAATCAGATCTTTTATAATAGAGCCCAATTATTGTACAGGAAAGGTGACTATGAGGCTTCAGGAACGGATTGTGAGGCATTGCTCCAGCGAAATCCCGATGTAGAACTTCGGGAGTCGGCAACTCGCTTGTTGGTGCTCATCGCATTCCAGCGGCAGCGATATCGCACCGCATCGGGTCTTTTAATTGAATTGAGCAATCTGGTTGTCGACCCAGATGAACAGAACCAGCTCCAGTTGTTGGTGGCTGATTGCTTTTTTCAAGCGGGTGACTACGGAGATGCCGCTGAATCCTATGGTATTGCTATTCAGCAAGTAGGTGCGAATCGCGGTGGGATTTTGTTTCAATGGGTGCTTTCCGAGATTCGTGCCGGTAATCTAGAGGAGGCTGGCAGGCACATGGAGAGTTTCAAAACGGATGGAAGCTTGGATCCTGTTCAGAAATGGCGAGCACTCTGGAATTACCTGACAGCCCTGCATTCTGCCGGAGAACAAGATAAAGCATTCGACGTGCTCAACTCCTGGTTGACTCAAGATGCCAGAGACTTGCTGCCAGTGGATCTGTGGATTCGTCTGCTTTGGTTCCGGTGCCAATTATCTCTCCAGACTGGAAACTACCAGGCGACCCCCATTCTCGCTGGAGAAGTGTATGCTGGATTAACGGCAGCCGAGGGAGCGATCGATCCGGCTACGGGAATCGATGTTTCGACGCTTACCAATATTCTGGAAGGGCAAGCGCTTATCTTTGCAGGTCGGCAGGAAGAGGGATTGGAATTGATGGAGACGGTTCGCAGTGACTATCCAAGTACGCGGGCTGCGGCCCAGAGCTATTTGGCTGAAGCGAGATATTATGCATCGCAAAATCTCCTGGTAGAGGCCCAACGGCGATACATCGAGCTTGCGGACAATTACCCTGGGAGCGAACTCACACCCGTTGCGCTTTATGAAGCTGCTCTGAATGCTTTGAATCGTGGAACGGATGCGACTCGTCTGGAAGCGAATCAAATCCTCAATCGCTTAGCCGAGGAACATGCCGAGCATCCGCTTGTATTCTACAGCCGTCTTCACCAGGGGAACCTACTTCGCCGCTTTAACGACTTTGGGGGTGCGGAAGTGGTCTACGACCGATTGTTGGTGGATTTCCCGCAGCACAAAGATAAGCACATTGTTGAGATGGCTCAGGCCAAATGCATTTTGGCCCAGACTGATACCTCCCAAGCGCGCCTTGACCAGGCGATTGGACGTTTTGAGCGATTGGCTGAGCTACCAGAGCTTCCGATTGATTTACGAGTAGAGGCGAGTTGGATGTGGGCATTTTCTTATGATCGTCGAAGCAATCCTGATCGCGTCGTCGAAATCTATTGGTTGGCCATTAACCAGTTTCTTCTCGATGCCGATCAGTCCGACTTGCTTGGACCTACTGGGCGATACTGGATGTCAAAAATTGTTATTTCATTAGGTGAGGTCTTGGAAGAGCAGGGTGACGTTGACGCTGCTCGTCGTGTTTACTCCTATATCCAGGAGTTTGGACTCCCTTTCAATAGTCTTGCGGAGGGTAAATTGAGCCGATTGGCTCAGAAAAGGGTTAAATGA
- a CDS encoding biopolymer transporter ExbD — protein MLSQPLELERFIRTKPKSDLEVVPIIDILVIVVFFGIFSSPFVVPKGVVIDFEVNESLVSGINVTSVLTVKRDNMLLFEGQNLKLNQFEEKAREYLQGKENAVLLLRLDPDIKMDTFFQISGEAKKAGFSKVHVAGEKEAIDLPTFQ, from the coding sequence ATGCTTAGCCAACCGCTTGAACTGGAACGATTCATTCGTACCAAGCCCAAGTCCGACCTCGAGGTGGTACCTATCATAGATATTCTGGTCATTGTTGTGTTTTTTGGAATCTTCAGCTCTCCCTTTGTGGTCCCCAAGGGAGTTGTGATAGATTTCGAGGTCAACGAAAGCCTGGTTAGCGGTATCAACGTTACGTCGGTGCTCACCGTGAAACGTGACAACATGTTACTGTTTGAGGGGCAAAATCTGAAACTAAACCAATTTGAGGAAAAAGCGCGCGAGTACCTTCAAGGAAAGGAAAACGCAGTTTTGCTCCTACGTCTTGATCCTGACATTAAAATGGACACCTTCTTCCAAATCAGTGGGGAGGCTAAAAAAGCTGGCTTTTCCAAGGTCCATGTTGCGGGCGAGAAAGAGGCAATAGATCTACCGACGTTTCAATGA
- a CDS encoding CPBP family intramembrane metalloprotease, protein MKRDSFFQLYDLKEEETSFKGIWLIVILYFGSLLFSAVVAPLVFRLVHLLDPETQSYLANKPFSDYFDRGRLLCLLILFPVLMKKANLLSWKRLGYLEGGWGHFRKWFAIGVGMMSIVYLVDFGFGILEPRDNWTWGYQLEKVGLGLIGAILIGLMEETFFRGFVFRTFYTALKPIPAIIGSSLFFAYLHFKMADEVMEHIPPAQIGFDDSLTAIWGTLTAFTTGFEPLLFFNLFLVGVLLCLAFLYTKNLWTCVGLHAGWVVCIQSLFKTFNEVEGAHPFFGTERVADGYLVTLFLIGFVVMFCLLMKFSNRDPNS, encoded by the coding sequence ATGAAACGAGATTCCTTTTTCCAACTCTATGATTTGAAGGAGGAAGAAACTTCCTTTAAAGGGATTTGGCTGATTGTCATTCTCTACTTTGGCTCACTGCTTTTTTCAGCTGTGGTTGCTCCTTTGGTCTTCCGACTGGTTCATTTATTGGACCCTGAAACGCAAAGCTACCTGGCAAACAAACCCTTTTCCGATTACTTTGATCGCGGGCGGTTACTCTGTTTGCTCATCCTGTTCCCGGTATTAATGAAAAAGGCCAATCTGCTTTCATGGAAGCGGCTCGGTTACCTGGAAGGTGGATGGGGGCACTTTCGAAAGTGGTTCGCTATTGGCGTTGGTATGATGAGTATCGTTTACCTGGTTGATTTCGGATTTGGTATCTTGGAACCCCGCGACAATTGGACCTGGGGTTATCAGCTGGAGAAAGTGGGCCTCGGTCTCATCGGTGCCATTCTCATTGGCCTCATGGAAGAAACCTTTTTTCGCGGATTTGTTTTCAGGACCTTTTACACCGCGCTTAAGCCCATTCCGGCGATCATTGGATCCTCCCTCTTTTTTGCCTATCTCCACTTTAAAATGGCGGATGAAGTCATGGAGCATATCCCGCCAGCACAGATTGGATTCGACGATAGTCTGACCGCGATCTGGGGGACCTTGACCGCCTTCACCACCGGTTTTGAGCCACTGTTATTTTTCAACCTGTTCTTGGTAGGCGTGCTTTTATGCCTGGCCTTCCTCTACACTAAAAACCTTTGGACCTGTGTCGGCCTCCATGCCGGCTGGGTCGTTTGTATCCAAAGCCTCTTCAAAACCTTTAATGAAGTTGAAGGAGCGCATCCCTTTTTCGGAACTGAGCGCGTGGCAGATGGATATTTGGTTACCCTCTTTCTTATTGGATTTGTCGTAATGTTTTGCTTGCTGATGAAGTTCAGCAACCGCGACCCCAATTCTTGA
- a CDS encoding sulfatase-like hydrolase/transferase, with protein sequence MSSIHRSSLYLFFALASSLFSSPNVLLIYTDDLGYGDLGCYGHPVIQTPNIDQLAADGLRLTQHYAPSALCSPSRAALLTGRTPYRTGIQSWIPEDTGIYLHKQELTIAELLKEQGYSTAIIGKWHLNSDLGNREEPQPSDNGFDYSYGHNAFQTPTNRNPNNVYRNGKHLGVVEGFTAEIYADESIAWLKQRKAEDEPFFLYLAPAEPHTPLENPDGFNEMYSEYSYGPIVPIPSGGAIPYEKLNANGPGEYYANITTMDHHVGRVLKAVDELGFRDNTLVIFSSDNGPVTSDWINWWETNAYGSTGGYRGRKHGLYEGGLRVPAIIRYPGAIQAGSVSAELSIGMDLFTTILKQTSARVPNDRILDGIDLSPLFKGQPLPAERGFFWALPTRWNKDFVYRRGDWKLILDSSHEPIELYNLKDDKLEFFNRTNEERNIVSQLMAGFSAIWTSIQNDPLRPN encoded by the coding sequence ATGTCATCCATTCATCGGTCTAGCCTTTACCTATTCTTTGCTCTCGCCTCTTCGCTTTTCAGCTCACCCAACGTTCTTCTCATCTACACCGATGACCTTGGCTACGGAGATTTGGGCTGCTATGGGCACCCGGTTATTCAAACACCCAACATCGATCAGTTGGCGGCAGACGGTCTTCGCCTGACTCAGCACTATGCGCCATCGGCACTTTGTTCACCTTCACGTGCTGCCCTACTCACAGGTCGCACACCCTATAGAACCGGGATACAAAGTTGGATTCCCGAAGACACAGGGATCTATCTACACAAGCAAGAGCTCACGATTGCGGAGCTACTCAAAGAGCAGGGATATAGTACCGCCATCATTGGGAAATGGCACTTGAACAGTGACCTCGGAAACCGGGAGGAACCACAGCCTTCAGATAATGGGTTCGACTATTCCTACGGACACAATGCATTCCAAACGCCGACCAATAGGAACCCCAACAATGTGTATCGCAATGGGAAACACCTGGGCGTCGTCGAAGGCTTCACCGCAGAAATCTATGCCGACGAATCCATTGCCTGGCTGAAACAAAGAAAAGCCGAAGACGAACCATTCTTCCTATACTTAGCTCCGGCCGAACCTCATACGCCTTTGGAGAATCCAGATGGGTTCAACGAAATGTATTCAGAATACAGTTACGGACCGATTGTGCCCATTCCATCAGGCGGGGCCATTCCTTACGAAAAACTGAATGCAAATGGGCCGGGCGAATATTACGCCAACATCACGACCATGGATCATCACGTGGGAAGAGTTCTCAAAGCAGTCGATGAGCTAGGCTTCCGAGACAATACCCTGGTCATATTTTCAAGTGACAACGGCCCGGTCACTTCTGACTGGATCAACTGGTGGGAAACGAATGCCTACGGAAGCACCGGGGGCTACCGTGGACGCAAGCATGGGCTCTATGAAGGAGGGCTCCGAGTGCCAGCCATCATTCGTTACCCAGGTGCCATCCAAGCCGGAAGCGTTTCGGCCGAACTTTCCATTGGCATGGATTTATTTACAACCATCCTCAAGCAAACATCCGCAAGAGTACCCAACGATCGGATACTAGATGGCATAGACCTATCACCCCTCTTCAAAGGGCAGCCACTCCCGGCGGAGCGTGGTTTCTTTTGGGCACTGCCTACACGCTGGAATAAAGATTTCGTTTATCGTCGCGGAGATTGGAAACTCATTCTGGATAGCAGCCACGAACCGATTGAGCTGTACAATCTAAAGGACGATAAACTCGAGTTCTTCAATCGGACCAACGAAGAAAGAAACATCGTTTCCCAGCTGATGGCCGGGTTCTCAGCAATCTGGACTTCGATTCAGAATGATCCGTTGAGGCCGAACTAA
- the ruvB gene encoding Holliday junction branch migration DNA helicase RuvB — MDDENSDVPEKGVHFIQDALENKNTSSDNKLRPPSFEDFTGQAKTLERLEIMVGAARDREDALSHILFSGPPGLGKTTLALILGNEMDRTVRITSGPIIEKPGDLAGLLTNLEEGDLLFIDEIHRISKTVEEYLYSAMEDFRIDIMIDQGPNARSVRLNIPRFTLVGATTRMGMLTAPLRSRFTLQTRLDYYDHAALNSIVMRSCKLLEIPAEEEGTQEIARRARGTPRIANNLVHFVRDYAEQRGDGIINLKMAQAALELLEIDDNGLDEMDKRLMKIMANNYRGGPVGLGTLAVAVGEEEDTLAEVHEPFLIQGGYIQRTPQGRVLSSKGYRAIGLSDLTSKNTDDSQEQFHI, encoded by the coding sequence TTGGACGACGAAAACTCAGACGTACCCGAAAAAGGAGTACACTTTATTCAAGACGCATTGGAGAATAAAAATACCTCTAGCGACAACAAGCTACGCCCACCCAGTTTCGAAGATTTTACCGGCCAGGCCAAAACCCTGGAACGGCTCGAGATCATGGTCGGAGCTGCTCGCGATCGAGAGGATGCACTCAGCCATATTTTATTTAGCGGGCCTCCAGGCTTAGGTAAAACCACTTTGGCTTTGATTTTGGGGAATGAGATGGATCGTACGGTTCGCATCACCTCCGGACCCATCATTGAAAAGCCAGGCGATCTGGCAGGATTGCTCACCAACCTGGAAGAAGGTGATCTTCTCTTCATCGATGAGATTCATCGCATTTCCAAAACGGTAGAAGAGTACCTCTACTCGGCCATGGAAGATTTCCGGATCGATATCATGATCGACCAAGGACCGAATGCTCGCAGTGTTCGGTTGAACATTCCTAGGTTTACTTTGGTTGGCGCCACTACTCGCATGGGCATGCTCACAGCTCCATTGCGTAGCAGGTTCACTTTACAAACACGTCTCGATTACTACGACCATGCCGCGCTCAATTCAATTGTCATGCGCTCGTGCAAGCTCTTGGAGATTCCAGCAGAAGAAGAAGGCACTCAGGAAATCGCGAGGCGTGCCCGCGGAACACCAAGAATTGCAAACAACCTGGTGCATTTTGTCCGCGACTATGCCGAACAACGTGGCGATGGAATCATTAATTTGAAAATGGCACAAGCAGCACTTGAGCTGCTCGAGATCGACGACAATGGACTCGACGAAATGGACAAACGTTTGATGAAAATCATGGCGAACAATTATCGTGGTGGTCCGGTTGGATTAGGAACCCTAGCCGTTGCGGTCGGCGAAGAAGAGGATACACTAGCTGAGGTCCATGAGCCCTTCCTCATTCAAGGAGGCTACATCCAACGCACTCCTCAAGGCCGTGTTCTGTCATCCAAAGGCTACCGAGCGATTGGTCTCTCAGATCTTACCAGCAAAAATACCGACGATTCCCAAGAGCAGTTCCATATCTAA
- a CDS encoding MotA/TolQ/ExbB proton channel family protein → MEGIDLSLLEKGGPMMWVLLLMSLVCFLIFIERVLFLHRGQIRSSEFVTGIKNIVRKQRLVEALTLCEETPGPVPSLVKASLLHYGEDEEKIRYEIQEAALVEIPVLEKRLGTLAALAKSAPLVGLLGTVLGLAQTFYDMEQSGNYSDATVLSNGMWQSLITTACGLAIAVLAFIGFHFLHGRVRALVRDMEWTGNEMLKFLMRDLREAEAGAAPAKEGQKDA, encoded by the coding sequence ATGGAAGGAATAGATCTAAGTTTATTGGAAAAAGGAGGGCCGATGATGTGGGTCCTCTTGTTGATGAGCCTGGTCTGCTTTCTGATCTTTATTGAGCGGGTGTTATTTCTGCACCGTGGTCAGATACGTTCCTCCGAGTTTGTAACCGGTATTAAGAATATCGTACGGAAACAACGATTGGTGGAAGCGCTGACTCTTTGTGAGGAAACGCCTGGGCCGGTTCCAAGCCTGGTCAAAGCTAGTCTCCTTCACTATGGGGAGGACGAAGAAAAAATACGCTACGAAATCCAAGAAGCGGCTTTGGTTGAGATTCCTGTTCTGGAGAAAAGACTCGGCACCTTGGCTGCCCTGGCAAAATCAGCTCCATTAGTGGGTTTATTGGGTACGGTGCTCGGCTTGGCTCAAACCTTCTATGATATGGAACAGTCAGGTAATTACTCAGATGCGACTGTTCTATCCAATGGGATGTGGCAGTCCCTCATTACAACGGCGTGTGGACTGGCTATAGCGGTACTCGCCTTTATTGGGTTTCACTTCCTACATGGCCGTGTACGCGCCTTAGTCCGCGATATGGAGTGGACCGGAAACGAAATGTTGAAATTCCTCATGCGAGATTTGCGAGAAGCCGAGGCAGGTGCGGCACCAGCGAAGGAGGGGCAAAAAGATGCTTAG
- a CDS encoding lysophospholipid acyltransferase family protein, with the protein MTDQATFKESLVLSVYDFILLLLKFTPKRLVPLVARCICFVGRGFVGRDIQILRQNLAQMRELPIGSEAAREFEKQTFFSHICSALETLKFSCNQKLLRIDGKKQFESLLAKDRDNGTGCIVVSAHLGSWESVGWAMSNLTQSNCYALARRPSCKALTRFFDKFRARLGMKVMLSDRPLVLKEMVNALKKGGLLGVVMDQRPAGGRKTTVNFLGRETEFVCGPAIAARIADAPVYAVFCVRKGPMHYELISSEVVPAGHGIKDTNELTQRMATAIEGVVDQYPEQWTWHYDRWKNAAVCA; encoded by the coding sequence ATGACCGATCAGGCCACTTTCAAAGAATCGCTGGTTCTTTCCGTTTACGACTTTATTCTATTGCTGCTAAAATTTACTCCCAAGCGCTTAGTTCCCCTCGTTGCGCGTTGTATTTGTTTCGTGGGACGTGGGTTTGTGGGGCGTGATATCCAGATCTTGAGGCAAAATCTGGCGCAGATGCGAGAACTACCTATCGGTAGCGAGGCTGCCAGAGAATTTGAGAAACAAACATTCTTCAGCCATATTTGCTCTGCCCTGGAGACCTTAAAATTCTCATGTAACCAGAAACTGTTACGAATTGACGGCAAAAAGCAATTTGAATCACTTTTGGCAAAAGACCGTGATAATGGAACCGGCTGCATTGTTGTATCGGCACATCTAGGAAGCTGGGAATCTGTCGGTTGGGCGATGTCGAATCTGACTCAATCCAACTGCTATGCACTTGCTCGCCGACCCAGTTGTAAAGCCCTCACTCGCTTCTTCGACAAGTTTCGTGCTCGTTTGGGGATGAAAGTGATGCTCAGTGATCGACCGCTCGTGTTAAAGGAGATGGTCAATGCGTTGAAGAAGGGTGGACTCCTCGGCGTGGTGATGGATCAGCGTCCAGCTGGAGGGAGAAAGACGACTGTAAATTTTTTGGGTAGAGAGACAGAATTTGTGTGTGGCCCTGCGATAGCAGCCCGCATCGCTGATGCCCCAGTCTATGCGGTTTTCTGTGTTCGAAAAGGTCCCATGCATTACGAGCTCATTTCCAGTGAGGTAGTTCCGGCTGGCCATGGGATTAAAGACACGAATGAGCTGACCCAAAGAATGGCCACTGCGATTGAAGGAGTTGTGGATCAATATCCAGAGCAGTGGACTTGGCACTACGACCGATGGAAAAATGCGGCCGTCTGCGCTTGA
- a CDS encoding dUTPase: protein MDKLDEIFSLQDQLNKRIGVNTDGMSEEEQTKWVLNYTRAMQQELAELIDSVPWKWWAKYQEFDKQNAKVEVVDLFHFLISLGQVLGMTPDDVYQAYLKKNEVNHQRQDSGYSSKDEEDSRHI from the coding sequence ATGGATAAACTCGATGAAATTTTTAGCCTACAAGACCAATTGAATAAGCGCATTGGTGTGAATACGGATGGAATGTCTGAGGAGGAGCAAACCAAGTGGGTCCTCAATTACACGCGCGCTATGCAGCAGGAGTTGGCAGAGCTCATCGACTCGGTTCCCTGGAAGTGGTGGGCAAAATATCAAGAATTCGATAAACAAAATGCCAAGGTCGAGGTCGTAGATCTCTTCCATTTTCTCATTTCCCTGGGGCAAGTGCTGGGTATGACTCCCGACGATGTCTACCAGGCTTACCTTAAAAAGAACGAAGTGAACCACCAGCGACAGGATAGTGGGTATTCTTCCAAAGACGAAGAAGACTCGCGCCATATCTAG
- the murA gene encoding UDP-N-acetylglucosamine 1-carboxyvinyltransferase, translating into MEVMRIEGGNTLSGNIPVSGAKNAALPIFAATLLTGETCILRNVPNLSDIRFMAQILEHLGAQVEQVDPTTWEITAKDISHRAPYDLVRKMRASVCLMGPLSGRLKKAEISLPGGCVIGPRPIDMHIKGFSGLGIDVTVDKGYVFLDAANAEGKPIFLGGRHGSTVTGTANVLMAAVLTPGKSVIECAACEPEVVDLCKMLVSMGADIDGIGSPTLTIRGVEKLGGCDYTILPDRIEAGTFLIAGALAGENLTVDNLRVSDQAALIDKLTEAGVPLTINSETSITVSKSTSPLKPVDVVTHPHPGFPTDVQAQMSTLMAVTQGISIITEKIFPNRFMHVPELQRMGADIAIEGPNAIVKGQEKLSGAPVMASDLRASAALILAGLVAEGTTWVLRIYHLDRGYDKIDEKLRAVGAVIDRLPEKDMPQDLNPEAA; encoded by the coding sequence ATGGAAGTCATGCGAATCGAGGGTGGTAACACTCTCAGCGGAAACATCCCCGTAAGCGGGGCCAAAAACGCGGCCTTACCCATATTTGCCGCCACTTTACTCACCGGAGAAACATGCATTCTGAGGAATGTGCCCAACCTGAGCGATATCCGCTTCATGGCACAAATCCTTGAGCACCTGGGAGCGCAGGTAGAACAAGTGGATCCTACAACCTGGGAAATAACTGCCAAAGACATATCCCACCGGGCGCCTTATGATCTTGTCCGCAAAATGCGGGCCTCGGTCTGTCTCATGGGACCTTTGTCCGGTCGTCTGAAAAAGGCCGAGATATCGCTCCCAGGGGGCTGCGTCATCGGCCCACGCCCGATCGACATGCACATCAAAGGTTTCAGTGGCCTGGGCATAGATGTGACAGTCGACAAAGGATACGTCTTTCTGGATGCGGCAAATGCCGAGGGGAAACCGATCTTCCTGGGAGGCCGTCATGGCAGCACAGTCACCGGAACGGCCAATGTACTCATGGCTGCTGTCCTTACACCCGGTAAGAGCGTCATCGAATGCGCCGCTTGCGAGCCGGAAGTTGTCGATCTCTGCAAGATGCTGGTTTCCATGGGGGCCGATATCGATGGCATTGGGAGCCCTACCCTGACCATCAGAGGAGTCGAAAAACTCGGCGGTTGTGACTACACGATTTTGCCAGATCGAATTGAAGCCGGCACGTTTCTCATCGCCGGAGCCTTAGCAGGCGAGAATTTAACGGTAGATAACCTCCGCGTCTCCGACCAAGCAGCTCTGATTGATAAGCTCACGGAAGCGGGCGTACCGCTGACCATAAACTCCGAGACCTCCATTACCGTGAGCAAGAGCACTTCCCCTCTAAAACCGGTCGATGTGGTCACACACCCCCACCCTGGCTTCCCGACTGACGTTCAGGCACAAATGAGTACGCTCATGGCCGTCACTCAGGGCATCAGCATCATCACTGAAAAGATTTTCCCAAACCGATTCATGCACGTGCCCGAACTTCAGCGCATGGGAGCGGACATCGCCATTGAAGGTCCCAATGCCATTGTAAAAGGCCAGGAAAAGCTTTCCGGTGCTCCGGTCATGGCTTCTGACCTCCGTGCCAGTGCGGCACTCATATTGGCAGGACTCGTTGCGGAAGGAACTACCTGGGTACTTCGTATCTATCACCTGGACCGCGGTTACGACAAAATTGATGAAAAACTAAGAGCAGTGGGTGCCGTCATTGATCGGCTACCAGAAAAAGACATGCCGCAAGATTTGAATCCTGAAGCAGCTTGA